A genomic window from Streptomyces sp. WMMC940 includes:
- a CDS encoding histone H1-like repetitive region-containing protein — MNDTTKMALAAAVAGGYLLGRAKKGRLAFAMATYIAGRRFGLDPQQLAAEGLRRLKDVPQVAELNEQIRGELLDAGRKAITATADRKLADLADSLHERTLHLGEKGGEEEYEDEDRYEEPEEEEEEEEEPEEAEEEEEEEEEEPEAEAEEEEPEEEEPPRRRRPARGRQQPGSRRTAAKQAPARPARRGTAKKAPAKKTTAKRAPAKKTAAKKTATKKTAAKKAPAEKASARKTTAKKAPPRKAAAKKTSPRKAPAKKTAAKKAAPRKSAAKKTAGRRR; from the coding sequence ATGAACGACACGACCAAGATGGCTCTCGCGGCGGCGGTTGCGGGCGGATACCTGCTGGGGCGCGCGAAGAAGGGGCGACTCGCCTTCGCCATGGCGACCTACATCGCAGGGCGCCGCTTCGGCCTGGATCCGCAGCAGCTGGCGGCGGAAGGGCTGCGCAGGCTGAAAGACGTGCCACAAGTGGCCGAGCTCAACGAACAGATACGGGGCGAACTGCTGGACGCCGGCCGCAAGGCCATCACGGCGACGGCGGACCGCAAGCTCGCGGATCTGGCGGACTCGCTCCACGAGCGCACGCTCCACCTCGGGGAGAAGGGCGGGGAGGAGGAGTACGAGGACGAGGACCGGTACGAGGAACCCGAGGAAGAAGAGGAAGAAGAGGAGGAGCCCGAGGAAGCGGAGGAGGAAGAAGAGGAGGAAGAAGAGGAGCCCGAAGCCGAGGCGGAAGAGGAGGAACCGGAGGAGGAGGAGCCGCCACGCCGCCGGAGGCCCGCGAGGGGACGGCAGCAGCCCGGCTCTCGCAGGACGGCCGCCAAGCAGGCCCCGGCCCGTCCCGCGAGGCGAGGTACGGCGAAGAAGGCGCCCGCGAAGAAGACCACCGCCAAGCGGGCACCCGCGAAGAAGACGGCTGCCAAGAAGACCGCGACCAAGAAGACCGCGGCGAAGAAGGCGCCCGCCGAGAAGGCATCCGCAAGGAAGACCACCGCCAAGAAGGCGCCGCCCAGGAAGGCCGCCGCGAAGAAGACATCGCCCAGGAAGGCACCCGCCAAGAAGACCGCGGCGAAGAAGGCGGCACCGCGCAAGTCGGCCGCCAAGAAGACGGCCGGACGGCGGAGGTAG
- a CDS encoding SRPBCC family protein, whose product MAKAAQSSRGGEVSGLDLLRDELVDFLGAQVENLADKAGDKLSDLTDQLLDSAENGGPLPGGIMKAVIGSKAKDIKDNVVGKAQDLLGGGKGKRKSGGGKSTDILEVHDVGVPIRTAYDHWTQYEAFSDFTKGVRSVSKDGDDVHSDWKVKVGPSTRGWKATVQEQIPDERIMWTSEGAKGTTRGCVSFHSVTPSLTRIVLIVEYYPSGFFEKTGNLWRAQGRRLRLDFKKFVRHVTFAEEEPEGWRGEIRDGEVVRSHEEALEDEEREQEEGEYDEGGDGDDEEYDEEEDEEYADEDQEPEDDEYEDEYDEEDQDEDEYVK is encoded by the coding sequence ATGGCCAAGGCAGCACAGAGCTCCAGGGGCGGCGAGGTCTCCGGCCTCGACCTGCTGCGCGACGAACTGGTCGACTTCCTCGGCGCCCAGGTCGAGAATCTGGCGGACAAGGCCGGGGACAAACTCTCTGATCTCACCGACCAGTTGCTCGACTCGGCCGAGAACGGCGGCCCGCTGCCCGGCGGCATCATGAAGGCCGTCATCGGGAGCAAGGCCAAGGACATCAAGGACAACGTGGTGGGCAAGGCCCAGGATCTGCTCGGCGGCGGCAAGGGCAAACGGAAATCCGGCGGTGGCAAGTCCACGGACATCCTCGAGGTCCATGACGTGGGAGTGCCGATCCGCACGGCGTACGACCACTGGACGCAGTACGAGGCGTTCAGCGACTTCACCAAGGGCGTGCGCAGCGTGTCGAAGGACGGCGACGACGTGCACAGCGACTGGAAGGTGAAGGTCGGACCCTCGACCAGAGGCTGGAAGGCGACCGTTCAGGAGCAGATACCCGACGAGCGGATCATGTGGACGTCCGAGGGCGCCAAGGGCACCACACGCGGCTGCGTCAGCTTCCACTCCGTGACACCGTCCCTCACCCGGATCGTGCTCATCGTCGAGTACTACCCGTCCGGGTTCTTCGAGAAGACGGGAAATCTCTGGCGCGCCCAAGGGCGACGGCTGCGGCTGGACTTCAAGAAGTTCGTCCGCCATGTCACCTTCGCCGAGGAGGAGCCCGAAGGATGGCGCGGGGAGATCCGTGACGGTGAAGTCGTCCGCAGTCACGAAGAGGCACTGGAGGACGAGGAACGGGAACAGGAAGAAGGCGAGTACGACGAGGGGGGCGACGGTGATGACGAGGAGTACGACGAGGAGGAGGACGAGGAATACGCGGACGAGGACCAGGAACCCGAGGACGACGAGTACGAGGACGAATACGACGAAGAGGATCAGGACGAGGACGAGTACGTCAAATGA
- a CDS encoding CsbD family protein, translated as MAAQGKKIRGKAQETVGKAKQKAGEVTGNEELRAKGTSDRLAGKGKEKAAEAEQTARGTAEELKGKARKNM; from the coding sequence ATGGCTGCACAGGGAAAGAAGATTCGCGGCAAGGCCCAGGAGACCGTCGGCAAGGCCAAGCAGAAGGCCGGCGAGGTCACGGGCAACGAGGAGCTCCGTGCGAAAGGGACCTCCGACCGCTTGGCGGGCAAGGGCAAGGAGAAGGCCGCTGAGGCCGAGCAGACGGCCCGCGGCACCGCCGAAGAGCTGAAGGGCAAGGCTCGCAAGAACATGTGA